AGAAAAATAAGGATATACTTTGATATTCGTTCTAACATAATGTGATATTACTGATACAAATGTTATGGCTGAAATTATTCTGATATTTTTAGAGATTTAATGATATTTATTGCCTTTTTAGCCTGTTGATCGTCAGGAAACAAGTCTAATGCAATTTTAAGTTGTTCTAATGCATTATTATACTTTTTTTGAGTATAGTATAATACCCCGAGATTAGAATATGCTTTTTCAAAAGTTGGATTTAGTTTAATTGCTTCTTGATACTTTTCAATTGCTTTATTATATTTCTTTTGTTTGTGATATACAACACCAAGATTATAATGTGCTAATGCATAATCTGGATCTATTTTGATAGATGTTTGATATAATTGAATTGCTTTATTATAATTCTTTTGATCGCAATATAAAGTGCCAAGTGCATTATATGCATATTTAGAATTTGGATCCATTTCAATAGCTTTCTGAAGAAACTGATATGCTTTATTATATTCTTTCTGCCGTAAGTAAAAGATACCGACATTATAGTATGCTCTTGAATGAGGATATTTAGTAATAACCTCTTCCCATAAAAGTACAGGTTGTTGAAAAACTTGATTTCTTTTATATGTTGTTATGCCAAGGAATAAAAAATAAAAAACGGGAACTACCGGAAGCCACTTATATTTCAGACGACTAATTATTCCAAGATAAAAATAAATCAAAATTAGATAAAATCCAAATCCGGAAATATATAACCGATTATCCACCATAACACTTGTAGCCGGCAAAATACTGGAAGTTGGTGATAGTGTAATGAAAAACAACAGAATAGAAAACAGTAATATTTTTAAGATGTTATTTTTCCTTTTAAAAATAAGCAATGTGAATATAAATATTCCAATAATAATTACTCCTGATATCAAAAATTTAAATTCATATATTGATTTTACTGGAGTATATGAACCTCGGTCAATGCAGAGTCCAATAGGAACAAGAAGTAGCCACACATATTTTAATACAATATAAACTTGATTTATAAAATACAATAATGGGCTGGGTAAATTGCTTGCTTCTAAATCACCAATTTTACCAAAATAAAAGTATCTAAATAACAAAAACAAAACAAGTATTGTCCAATAGGGAATATGATATTTCTTTTTTTTAGGAGTTCTGATATCTTATAATCAGACAAAAAAATACAATCAAAAATCAATATTATCGCTGGAAGTGTGACTGCATCTTGTCTTGAAAATAGTGCCAGTATGAAACATAAGACAGAGATTGAGAGATTAAGAGATTGAGAGATTAAGGAATACTTTTTGATTGTTTCTATAAACAATAATAAAGCAAG
The DNA window shown above is from Elusimicrobiota bacterium and carries:
- a CDS encoding tetratricopeptide repeat protein, which translates into the protein MFLLFRYFYFGKIGDLEASNLPSPLLYFINQVYIVLKYVWLLLVPIGLCIDRGSYTPVKSIYEFKFLISGVIIIGIFIFTLLIFKRKNNILKILLFSILLFFITLSPTSSILPATSVMVDNRLYISGFGFYLILIYFYLGIISRLKYKWLPVVPVFYFLFLGITTYKRNQVFQQPVLLWEEVITKYPHSRAYYNVGIFYLRQKEYNKAYQFLQKAIEMDPNSKYAYNALGTLYCDQKNYNKAIQLYQTSIKIDPDYALAHYNLGVVYHKQKKYNKAIEKYQEAIKLNPTFEKAYSNLGVLYYTQKKYNNALEQLKIALDLFPDDQQAKKAINIIKSLKISE